In the Streptomyces sp. f51 genome, one interval contains:
- a CDS encoding small secreted protein, with protein MEGTKPVNKKLAAALSGGAVLVLALSGCGSSGNSGNDKLNSWAKQVCDAVKPQAQKIEDANAAIQKQTSDNSTPDAVQKTDAQAFQDMSDAYKAIGTAVDNAGPPDVEGGKTKQTNAVKELQGISTSYAALKTQVAKLDTKDQAKFAEGLKGIATQLGKLSQSGSDALKQLEEGDVGKAMAQQESCKSASASGSAGAANG; from the coding sequence ATGGAAGGGACCAAACCGGTGAACAAGAAGCTCGCGGCCGCACTGTCCGGCGGTGCGGTACTGGTGCTCGCGCTGTCCGGATGTGGCAGCAGCGGCAACAGCGGCAACGACAAGCTGAACTCCTGGGCCAAGCAGGTCTGCGACGCGGTGAAGCCGCAGGCGCAGAAGATCGAGGACGCGAACGCCGCGATCCAGAAGCAGACCTCGGACAACAGCACGCCGGATGCCGTTCAGAAGACCGACGCACAGGCCTTCCAGGACATGTCCGACGCCTACAAGGCGATCGGCACCGCAGTCGACAACGCCGGACCGCCGGACGTGGAGGGCGGCAAGACGAAGCAGACCAACGCGGTCAAGGAGCTCCAGGGGATCTCCACCTCGTACGCCGCACTCAAGACGCAGGTCGCCAAGCTCGACACCAAGGACCAGGCCAAGTTCGCCGAGGGCCTCAAGGGCATCGCGACCCAGCTCGGCAAGCTGAGCCAGAGCGGCAGCGACGCTTTGAAGCAGCTGGAGGAGGGCGACGTGGGCAAGGCGATGGCCCAGCAGGAGAGCTGCAAGTCGGCGTCGGCGTCCGGCTCCGCCGGGGCGGCCAACGGCTGA
- a CDS encoding class I SAM-dependent methyltransferase codes for MGGVSHTSLSPLPSSDRADTAARLRSALLEASFTADGLLDLLGAPAYAALARSETVPALRATRGDTPLETLVRLFLLQQPVPYARVADVLPAEEALESGWLTRTGGDEVAASVDIRPYGGPDGEDWFIVSDLGCAVGGAGGIGSREEGVVLGVGGASTTLAGITVRKPVDSALDLGTGSGIQALHVAQHATRVTATDLNPRALHITALTLALSGAPAADLRQGSLFEPVRADETYDLIVSNPPFVISPAARLTYRDGGMGGDDLCRTLVQESGDRLNEGGYAQFLANWQHVEGEDWQDRLRSWVPRGCDAWIVQREVQDVTQYAELWLRDSGDHRADPASYQARYDAWLDEFEARKVKAVGFGWITLRRTAAAEPSITVEEWPHSVEQPLGDVVREHFDRIDYLRRHDDAGLLAGHFRLVAEVVQEQVGLPGAEDPEHVVLRQHRGMRRATKVDTVGAGFAGVCDGTLSAGRILDAIAQLVGEDPVLLRDRTPAQIRLLVEQGFLEPVA; via the coding sequence ATGGGAGGCGTGAGTCACACCAGCCTGTCACCCTTGCCCTCGTCCGATCGTGCCGACACCGCCGCCCGGCTGCGGAGCGCCCTGCTCGAAGCCTCCTTCACCGCGGACGGTCTCCTCGACCTGCTCGGCGCCCCCGCGTACGCCGCGCTGGCGCGCAGCGAGACCGTGCCCGCCCTCCGGGCGACCCGTGGGGACACACCGCTGGAGACGCTCGTCAGACTGTTCCTGCTGCAACAGCCCGTTCCGTACGCACGTGTGGCGGACGTGCTGCCTGCCGAGGAAGCCCTGGAGAGCGGCTGGCTGACCCGGACGGGCGGGGACGAGGTCGCCGCGAGCGTCGACATCCGGCCCTATGGCGGACCGGACGGCGAGGACTGGTTCATCGTGTCCGACCTCGGATGCGCCGTCGGCGGCGCGGGTGGCATCGGCAGCCGGGAGGAAGGGGTCGTCCTCGGAGTGGGAGGCGCCTCCACGACTCTCGCCGGCATCACCGTCCGCAAGCCCGTCGACTCCGCGCTCGATCTCGGCACGGGTTCCGGAATCCAGGCCCTGCACGTCGCACAGCACGCCACACGCGTGACGGCGACCGACCTGAACCCCCGCGCCCTGCACATCACCGCCCTGACCCTGGCGCTCTCCGGCGCCCCGGCCGCCGACCTGCGTCAGGGCTCCCTCTTCGAGCCGGTCCGTGCCGACGAGACGTACGACCTGATCGTCTCGAACCCGCCCTTCGTGATCTCTCCGGCCGCCCGGCTGACGTACCGCGACGGCGGAATGGGCGGGGACGATCTGTGCCGCACGCTCGTTCAGGAGTCGGGGGACCGGCTGAACGAAGGGGGATACGCCCAGTTCCTCGCCAACTGGCAGCACGTGGAGGGCGAGGACTGGCAGGACCGGCTGCGGTCCTGGGTGCCGCGCGGCTGTGACGCGTGGATCGTGCAGCGCGAGGTGCAGGACGTCACGCAGTACGCGGAGCTGTGGCTGCGCGACTCGGGCGACCACAGGGCCGACCCGGCCAGCTACCAGGCGCGGTACGACGCGTGGCTCGACGAGTTCGAGGCCCGCAAGGTGAAGGCCGTCGGCTTCGGATGGATCACGCTGCGCAGAACGGCGGCGGCCGAGCCCTCGATCACCGTCGAGGAGTGGCCGCACTCCGTCGAGCAGCCGCTCGGCGATGTCGTCCGTGAGCACTTCGACCGGATCGACTATCTGCGACGACACGATGACGCGGGTCTGCTCGCCGGCCACTTCAGACTCGTGGCGGAGGTCGTGCAGGAGCAGGTCGGGCTGCCCGGCGCCGAGGACCCGGAGCACGTGGTGCTGCGTCAGCACCGGGGCATGCGCCGGGCGACCAAGGTGGACACGGTCGGCGCGGGCTTCGCCGGCGTGTGCGACGGCACGCTGAGCGCGGGGCGCATCCTCGACGCCATCGCCCAACTGGTCGGCGAGGATCCGGTGTTGCTGCGGGACCGGACGCCCGCACAGATCCGCCTGCTGGTCGAGCAGGGATTCCTGGAGCCGGTCGCGTAG
- a CDS encoding sodium-translocating pyrophosphatase: MAGLSTPHQFDHPTTFAAAVLTDGNRLVVTVVAVVAVAALVVAGILVRQVLAADEGTDSMKKIATAIQEGANAYLGRQMRTLGVFAAVVFFLLMLLPADDWNQRAGRSIFFLIGAAFSATTGYIGMWLAVRSNVRVAAAAREATPAEGEPEKDLTAVSHKAMKIAFRTGGVVGMFTVGLGLLGASCVVLVYAANAPKVLEGFGLGAALIAMFMRVGGGIFTKAADVGADLVGKVEQGIPEDDPRNAATIADNVGDNVGDCAGMAADLFESYAVTLVAALILGKVAFGDSGLAFPLIVPAIGVITAMIGIFAVAPRHADRSGMSAINRGFFISAVVSLVLVALAVFVYLPGTYAELDGVTDAAIKAKGGDPRILALVAVAIGIVLAALIQQLTGYFTETSRRPVRDIGKSSLTGAATVILAGISLGLESAVYTALLIGLGVYGAFLLGGTSILLALFAVALAGTGLLTTVGVIVAMDTFGPVSDNAQGIAEMSGDVEGAGAQVLTDLDAVGNTTKAITKGIAIATAVLAASALFGSYRDAITTAASDVGEKVSGPGAPLNLMMDISQPNNLVGLIAGAAVVFLFSGLAINAVSRSAGAVVYEVRRQFREHPGIMDYSEKPEYGRVVDICTKDALRELATPGLLAVLTPIAIGFTLGVGALGSFLAGAIGTGTLMAVFLANSGGAWDNAKKLVEDGHHGGKGSEAHEATVIGDTVGDPFKDTAGPAINPLLKVMNLVSLLIAPAIVKFSYGDDKSVGVRVFIAILALIVIVGSVYISKRRGIVMGDEEDDDEGIAKSADPAVVS, encoded by the coding sequence ATGGCGGGGCTTTCTACCCCTCATCAGTTTGACCACCCCACAACCTTCGCAGCCGCGGTTCTGACGGACGGCAACCGTCTCGTCGTGACGGTTGTCGCGGTCGTCGCCGTGGCAGCGCTCGTGGTCGCCGGGATCCTGGTACGCCAGGTTCTCGCGGCCGACGAGGGCACCGACAGCATGAAGAAGATCGCGACGGCGATCCAGGAGGGCGCGAATGCCTACCTGGGTCGGCAGATGCGCACGCTCGGCGTATTCGCCGCCGTGGTGTTCTTCCTGCTCATGCTGCTTCCCGCGGACGACTGGAATCAGCGCGCCGGACGGTCGATCTTCTTCTTGATCGGCGCGGCGTTCTCGGCGACCACCGGCTATATCGGTATGTGGCTCGCCGTACGGAGCAATGTCCGCGTGGCCGCCGCGGCAAGGGAAGCGACCCCGGCGGAGGGTGAGCCCGAAAAGGATCTCACCGCCGTCTCGCACAAAGCCATGAAGATCGCTTTCCGCACCGGTGGCGTCGTCGGCATGTTCACGGTGGGGCTCGGTCTGCTGGGCGCCTCCTGTGTGGTGCTCGTGTACGCGGCCAACGCGCCGAAGGTCCTCGAGGGCTTCGGTCTGGGCGCGGCACTGATCGCCATGTTCATGCGTGTCGGCGGCGGCATCTTCACCAAGGCCGCCGACGTCGGTGCCGACCTGGTCGGCAAGGTCGAGCAGGGCATTCCGGAGGACGACCCGCGCAACGCCGCGACCATCGCCGACAACGTGGGCGACAACGTCGGCGACTGTGCCGGCATGGCCGCGGACCTCTTCGAGTCGTACGCCGTTACGCTCGTCGCCGCGCTGATCCTCGGCAAGGTGGCGTTCGGCGACTCCGGGCTCGCGTTCCCGCTGATCGTGCCCGCGATCGGCGTGATCACCGCGATGATCGGCATCTTCGCGGTGGCACCGCGGCACGCCGACCGCAGCGGTATGTCGGCGATCAACCGCGGGTTCTTCATCTCCGCCGTGGTCTCGCTCGTCCTCGTCGCCCTCGCCGTGTTCGTCTACCTTCCGGGGACCTACGCCGAACTCGACGGGGTCACGGACGCGGCGATCAAGGCCAAGGGCGGTGACCCGCGGATCCTCGCACTCGTCGCCGTCGCGATCGGCATCGTCCTGGCGGCGCTCATCCAGCAGTTGACCGGCTACTTCACCGAGACCAGCCGCCGTCCCGTCCGGGACATCGGCAAGAGTTCCCTGACCGGCGCGGCCACCGTGATCCTCGCCGGCATCTCCCTGGGTCTCGAATCGGCCGTCTACACCGCCCTGTTGATCGGTCTCGGCGTGTACGGGGCGTTCCTGCTGGGCGGTACGTCGATCCTGCTGGCGCTGTTCGCCGTGGCGCTCGCCGGAACGGGCCTGCTCACCACGGTCGGTGTCATCGTCGCCATGGACACCTTCGGTCCCGTCTCCGACAACGCGCAGGGCATCGCCGAGATGTCCGGTGACGTCGAGGGCGCGGGCGCGCAGGTGCTCACCGACCTGGACGCCGTCGGCAACACCACCAAGGCCATCACCAAGGGCATCGCCATCGCCACCGCCGTACTCGCGGCCTCGGCCCTCTTCGGTTCGTACCGTGACGCGATCACCACGGCCGCGAGCGATGTGGGCGAGAAGGTCTCCGGACCGGGCGCGCCGCTGAACCTGATGATGGACATCTCGCAGCCCAACAACCTGGTGGGGCTCATCGCGGGCGCAGCGGTCGTCTTCCTCTTCTCGGGGCTGGCGATCAACGCGGTGTCGCGGTCCGCCGGGGCCGTGGTCTACGAGGTGCGGCGGCAGTTCCGCGAACACCCCGGGATCATGGACTACTCGGAGAAACCCGAGTACGGGAGAGTCGTCGACATCTGCACCAAGGACGCGTTGCGCGAACTCGCGACACCGGGTCTGCTCGCGGTGCTCACCCCGATCGCGATCGGCTTCACGCTCGGCGTCGGCGCGCTCGGTTCGTTCCTCGCCGGCGCCATCGGCACCGGCACGCTGATGGCGGTCTTCCTCGCCAACTCCGGCGGCGCGTGGGACAACGCCAAGAAACTCGTCGAGGACGGCCACCACGGCGGCAAGGGCAGTGAGGCCCATGAGGCGACGGTGATCGGTGACACGGTCGGTGACCCGTTCAAGGACACCGCCGGGCCCGCGATCAACCCGCTGCTGAAGGTCATGAACCTGGTGTCCCTGCTGATCGCTCCGGCGATCGTCAAGTTCTCGTACGGCGACGACAAGAGCGTCGGCGTGCGGGTGTTCATCGCCATCCTCGCGCTCATCGTGATCGTGGGCTCCGTGTACATCTCCAAGCGGCGCGGGATCGTCATGGGTGACGAGGAGGACGACGACGAAGGGATCGCCAAGTCGGCCGATCCTGCGGTGGTTTCGTAA